The Solibacillus daqui genome has a segment encoding these proteins:
- the psiE gene encoding phosphate-starvation-inducible protein PsiE, with translation MKRLTDPKPFKELIPKVLQMILNVGLTVLAFALCVMLIIEMVEFLKFIVGGEKREYKYFLAKILVFFLYFEFITMIVKYFKEDYHFPLRYFMYIGITAMLRLIIVEHDSAMDTLIFAAVILVLIIGYYIINITPRERPLRKS, from the coding sequence ATGAAGCGTTTAACGGATCCTAAGCCATTTAAGGAATTGATTCCGAAGGTTTTGCAAATGATTTTGAATGTCGGTTTAACGGTACTTGCGTTTGCTTTATGCGTCATGCTCATTATTGAAATGGTGGAGTTTTTAAAGTTTATCGTTGGCGGAGAAAAGCGAGAATACAAATATTTTTTAGCGAAGATTTTAGTATTCTTCCTTTATTTCGAGTTCATAACTATGATTGTAAAATACTTTAAAGAGGATTATCATTTCCCGCTTCGTTATTTTATGTATATTGGAATTACGGCGATGCTGCGGCTTATTATCGTCGAACATGATTCCGCGATGGATACGCTTATTTTTGCAGCGGTTATATTAGTTTTAATCATAGGTTACTATATTATTAACATTACCCCGAGAGAGCGACCACTGCGAAAATCGTAA
- a CDS encoding AraC family transcriptional regulator, with amino-acid sequence MTWIQSIQQAITYIEKNLLEEIAIEDIAREAHCSAFHFQRVFSILTNMTVADYIRKRRMTLAAQDLISTDEKIITIALKYGYDSPESFTKAFRKQHQLSPSEVRKQEGTITSYLPLTIHVSLKGAEPMNYQIIDKDSFQILGSKRTYNCKTGENTKNIPLFWDEANANGTTELLSKQNDGVIDGILGVCVAHADYAHTEMIDYWIATTSITHSDDFETLTIPSSKWVKFEVHGAMPDAMQNTWKQIYSEWFPAHPYTPTGTPELEVYTDDDPSSPDCYSEIWIPIK; translated from the coding sequence ATGACATGGATTCAATCGATTCAGCAAGCCATTACTTATATTGAGAAGAATTTATTAGAAGAAATAGCGATCGAGGATATTGCAAGAGAGGCACATTGCTCAGCATTTCATTTCCAGCGTGTGTTTTCAATTTTAACCAATATGACCGTTGCTGACTACATTCGAAAACGACGAATGACGCTTGCCGCACAGGATTTAATTAGTACAGACGAAAAAATTATTACGATTGCATTAAAGTATGGCTATGATTCACCTGAATCCTTTACGAAGGCTTTTCGTAAGCAGCATCAACTCTCCCCTTCAGAGGTGAGAAAGCAAGAAGGTACTATAACGAGCTATCTCCCATTAACAATACATGTGAGCTTGAAAGGAGCGGAACCCATGAATTATCAAATTATTGACAAAGACAGCTTTCAAATTTTAGGTTCAAAACGCACGTACAATTGTAAAACAGGTGAAAACACAAAAAATATCCCGTTATTTTGGGACGAGGCCAATGCAAATGGCACAACGGAACTGCTAAGTAAGCAAAATGATGGGGTCATTGACGGAATACTTGGTGTTTGTGTAGCCCATGCCGACTATGCACATACAGAAATGATTGACTATTGGATTGCGACAACGTCTATTACACATTCAGATGACTTTGAGACTTTAACGATTCCTTCATCAAAATGGGTGAAGTTTGAAGTCCATGGAGCGATGCCAGATGCGATGCAAAATACGTGGAAGCAAATCTATAGTGAATGGTTCCCTGCCCATCCTTATACACCAACCGGAACACCCGAGTTAGAGGTATATACAGATGATGATCCATCTAGCCCTGACTGCTATTCTGAAATTTGGATTCCGATAAAATAA